A segment of the Deltaproteobacteria bacterium genome:
GTCGCCGAGTTTCGGCATTGACGCGATACTGGATGCCGCTTGCCACGTCATCTCAAACTGTGATTGCGCCCACACTCTCTGCGGGCGAAGATCAAGTGCCAGCGACACCAGATAGCGGAACGGACGGGGGAGATCGATAAAGGGATCGGCATGGAGAATTTGAGACTCTAATCGTATCTGCCCTGCCAGCTCGGCGTTCTTCAATTGCATCGCGCTCGGGACGCTGTATCCACGATCGTGCGTGCTCTTCAACTCACCATCGAGAGAGAGGTCAAAGTGCTCAGAAACATACTCGCGTTGACCCGGCAGTTTCATCACCAGCCAGCGTTTTCGCGCTCCGTTTGGTGCAGTGAGGTCAATGCCATACACAGGGAGCTGCTCCTGCAGGGTAAACATTTCGACTCGCCGCAAAACCAGAGAAGAACCTGCAGCATTCGTCCAACTATGCGTTACCGTCACCGTTCCTCGCACGCAAAGCGGCTCGGTCATTCCTTTGAGCCACAAGGTCCCTTCAATCGGCACGGCGAGCGCTAAGAGATCGAGGGCATAGCCTGGTGGAGCAAGTGTCGGCGACCACAACGGGCGGGCATCAGGAGTCATCTGTAAGTCTAAGCGCACGCTCCGTTTCGTCACTTGCATCTTGTACGTCGGCGAGTGCATATCGAGCAGACTCGTGCCCACTTCCATCCGCAGGCGATCTGGAGAAAGGGTCCAGTATTTTTCTGTCCGACCATTAGTGAAGCGATGGGGTTTTCCCTGCGGAGGGACAACATGGCCAAATACTGCTGCATTCCGATCGCCGAGACCGATATTGGTCATGATAAATTCAACAAACAGTAAGTGACCTGAGTCGAATCGTGCAGTAAATTCCCAATGCTCAGAGGCGAATTCGCCAGGGAGCACTTGGGCAGCCGGATTACCGCGTTGATTCTCGGCTAAACTGGCGACAGGAACCGTTAGTACATACAGCAACGGAAGGAAGAGCAACAATTGCTGCGAACGCATAGACCCCACTCGTCGCGGACCGCCACCACTCACGCCGCACTCTCCGGTTGGCGTTGCAGCTTGCCCATTGCCTCTGTCGCTAAAGCGGGTGACCCACTAGTGTCCTGCCACACTGCGGCGATGGACTGACCACGCAGGCGTTGTGCCAGCGCCTGCAACACGCGCACGGTATGAAACACAATCGACAAGAGGGTCCATAACGCCACCAGTACCAAGCCCACATCAGGCCTGCCCACAAGTGTCGCTGCAGATAGTAACAGCAAGTTCGGATTCCGCCGTGCAGTGATGGTGCGAAAAAACGCATCGATCGGCTGCCAGCAGTGGATCTCCATTTTGAATAACAGCATGAACAGCCCTTCGATCAGCCGACCGACGATATAGCCAACCACAGTAATCAATCCTGCAGGTCTGAGCCACGCAGCCACATTGCTGTCAGCACTGAGCGCACCACCATCAGGAGACAAGAGAAGCCCCATCGACCAGGCAAGATACCAAAACGGCGGATGCAGAATATCGAGTCCATGATCGAGCACGTGGCCAATGCGGCTCGACGTCAGCGTCACTCGCGCCAGCTTCCCATCTACGGTATCGAGAAACGTCATCAACCAGGCGAGAATTAAGCCAAGACCAAAGTCTCCGCGCAGGAACAACCACGTCACCAATAC
Coding sequences within it:
- a CDS encoding CDP-alcohol phosphatidyltransferase family protein, which produces MKETKHAWIVTESQHVHVRVWGITPAERLRRTLCAAEIANDHISIGPTLEAVPVSGSLLLFRSDYVFDERLVRALVTSTDTVLVTPSTTNDSEKTVAAHVTAPHVATATALLNSRSFAREDAAELHLVRPTDLVPAYTATLRKTDPPYVFAVQPENLAEIEARIFAASYKGITDLVTKWVWPRPARVVTRWCANTGITPNAITFLSWVLVVLVTWLFLRGDFGLGLILAWLMTFLDTVDGKLARVTLTSSRIGHVLDHGLDILHPPFWYLAWSMGLLLSPDGGALSADSNVAAWLRPAGLITVVGYIVGRLIEGLFMLLFKMEIHCWQPIDAFFRTITARRNPNLLLLSAATLVGRPDVGLVLVALWTLLSIVFHTVRVLQALAQRLRGQSIAAVWQDTSGSPALATEAMGKLQRQPESAA